The genomic window TTCGGGGCCGGGAACGACCGTTGTAGGGATACGCCTTTCACGTGCCCCTTACCTAAGGATACAAACCGATGAAGGAGCCCCAGCGATGATCGAGCTCTCGAAGACGGACCGAGCGCAACTCGTCGTTCGCCTGCAGGACTACATGGAGAGCGAGCTCGACCAGACGCTGGACCAGTTCGCCGCCGAATTCCTGCTCGACTTCCTCACCCGCGAGCTTGGGCCCTACTACTACAACCAGGGCCTGCTGGACGCGCAGGCCCTGTTGGAGAAACGCCTCGAGAGCATCACCGAAGCGATCGGTGAGCTGGAGCAGCCCACCTCGACGCGCTAGCCCGCCTTCTTCGGGCGCTTGCGCGCAGCGTCGTCGCGCCGGCGCTCCTCCAGGGCGCGCTTCTTGGTGGCCGCCCAGGAGCAGATCGGGCAGGTGCT from Pseudomonadota bacterium includes these protein-coding regions:
- a CDS encoding DUF2164 domain-containing protein, whose protein sequence is MIELSKTDRAQLVVRLQDYMESELDQTLDQFAAEFLLDFLTRELGPYYYNQGLLDAQALLEKRLESITEAIGELEQPTSTR